The following coding sequences lie in one Oscillospiraceae bacterium genomic window:
- a CDS encoding GNAT family N-acetyltransferase, with amino-acid sequence MTIINIKNRLHEPAIRSVFTLSMYLPTPEKLALRAAAYQADPDVSVFACFDKEKPLGTIVLTNHGAQSFEIMSIAVIPNCRNQGIGSKLITYAAQSLHCAQITAETDNDAIGFYRRCGFVITSLGEKYPKCIRYLCKLNYRKSDETL; translated from the coding sequence ATGACAATCATCAATATCAAAAACCGCCTGCACGAACCGGCAATCCGTTCCGTCTTCACCTTGAGCATGTATCTGCCGACGCCGGAAAAACTTGCTTTACGTGCTGCCGCTTATCAAGCAGATCCCGACGTCTCCGTTTTCGCCTGTTTCGATAAAGAAAAACCTCTTGGCACTATCGTTTTAACAAATCATGGTGCACAATCTTTCGAAATCATGAGCATCGCCGTCATACCGAATTGCCGAAATCAAGGAATCGGTTCGAAGTTGATCACTTATGCGGCCCAATCTCTTCACTGCGCTCAAATCACCGCCGAAACAGACAACGACGCTATCGGTTTTTATCGCAGATGCGGTTTTGTAATCACTTCCCTCGGTGAAAAATACCCCAAATGTATCCGGTATCTTTGTAAACTAAATTATCGGAAGAGTGATGAAACTCTATAA
- a CDS encoding Ig domain-containing protein has product MKRFFALLVSLFLLGTTLAPSLSVFAAVAPAAGVTFTDAFKTSIYTSGDLKGLPSETAFENDFLPATAKWLAQVGGEQPATFSKDKIKYTLSPGVTKIDHISEKLADAGQLLSGSTEQKLSPGRIVEKGGYISKAVLDNAAGKVLKNGSVVVDEAAGTAFKISSETQYTGIFDSDPELNKLVKPLEGTYSVTKPELHEIVGNFELKEDTVQLNKANITGFAPNVELAVKPLSTVDDSDKKFKYLTGDNLIELDFKDVPAVQGKVGNSTIYVGLSGGIAIGGIQLTGRYSCNGGYEISLTLQQECYLVATLDAEVHEEIRVPILGIDIPFGIGSVYGGVFAVIGMDGTIRLDIEARETSSCKMGIKGGTFLYVPTSFQPIFEPEPPKLSGDCGLNGQINGFIKFGPMLGIELFGFDLAGAGVLLGAGVNVDSDGSMMDVELYASIDIYVTLADENFNLLTARPTIYKKQQPDMHGYRVSFLETYISPGRVGGLIEEEPTQTGGAYLSSVGLDYRIWIIPKKLIGSFDAAKRETILSAAKADVKTPLTQRLRTYPDTGFSETNIEGEFFEENPDICYEGDQIWLEFIGQVKDKNGNTVPQTFFVGPAKPILPFIDITITQTDLFNDYITGKVEPVRTIIWDANRLNPDEEQTELTYYQGPIFVSPFNDYGMETSAKHRAYTVSGTARTDTDEKGVFDTRNPYRDKDGNTHAPGVIDVLEQTGEQFLYYENGEAKYAPVYPPAWIGVFAYLQINYAVRPVTFYGITPGMPEFQITRSLNAVKDSQKTLTEGGKVVNQMEYDEYIWIANLNGTRAVTADMLSYAVTGFSSQDYKGYGQNPVTTVRQGPLTLIPAAEGNPDGTALYAQRVTVQWVWQEHPNPIKITSKDHTQVSAGVESSFQVTADGFLPRFSLEGAPRRVWIDEKTGLLYIPQTLSPGEYVFTIHAKEGIALSVLNGKDPKKGNDSSPPDSQTFTLTVTENTVTSSSKPSESSVSSASVSSSVSGQQVPVIYADEYNTYLTMDGSKDLTVAFKATGSTPITWELALSGGKPAPTGVSIDTSTGLLKAVKSVAPGTYTFVIKAVNSAGSDQHECTLVVAPLTAPVLENRRDGYKFSMSRFTADYTVQLKATGSAPIVWSLEAVNARIPVPAEVTIGASTGILHVKGGTADGIKTGSYEFIVKASNAAGSDQRTCTLEVTTPLLSRKTGFSSSGYTDTASAVVPIAKINPGNQPVQTVVPDLFAGQTPPNNLTIRCDDPKDVYTHDRETCDGAYFIHWDTSITITLATMMNTSYLTGTNLSGQNRIYMSKTVIMSDNTPVCDRYHYYDPSAPTLPLSTEELEKLKANLQNVVSEEMAAYKNGYNTVRQIGANDIGLVNPIDRQTSVLDYGALVAEINGKKGGAYSVELTTETGTVVSGAYFTVLKGNSGASITFRQEGADITFAGKEIKTADEQELINIGFTHAVHEKTMLDQIGSDYKSFTYGFQHHGALPGTATFSVSTTLSAGETVNVYKFDASSGTFTLIAKGLTVGEKGIVTYQNNTMSEYVITTKTIPNAELMAASAFGASDSSLKAILWIACACLSVLIITIALWVFLRKRKKHAYDSV; this is encoded by the coding sequence ATGAAAAGATTTTTTGCATTGCTGGTATCGCTCTTCCTTTTGGGAACTACCCTTGCCCCTTCATTATCGGTATTTGCAGCTGTTGCGCCAGCTGCTGGCGTGACCTTTACGGATGCATTTAAAACATCGATTTATACCTCCGGAGATTTGAAAGGTCTGCCGTCTGAAACCGCGTTTGAGAATGATTTTTTACCCGCAACTGCCAAATGGCTCGCACAAGTGGGCGGCGAACAACCCGCTACATTTTCCAAAGACAAAATCAAATACACGCTTTCCCCCGGTGTCACCAAGATTGATCATATCTCCGAAAAACTCGCAGACGCGGGGCAGCTTTTATCCGGAAGCACCGAACAAAAGCTCTCGCCCGGGCGCATCGTGGAAAAAGGCGGTTATATCTCAAAAGCGGTATTGGACAACGCCGCCGGAAAAGTCCTTAAAAACGGTTCGGTGGTTGTCGATGAGGCGGCCGGCACCGCTTTTAAAATCTCGTCTGAAACCCAATATACAGGCATCTTCGATTCGGACCCGGAGCTGAATAAGTTGGTAAAACCGCTGGAGGGCACGTATTCGGTCACGAAACCCGAACTGCACGAGATAGTCGGCAATTTCGAACTGAAAGAAGATACCGTGCAGCTCAACAAAGCCAACATCACCGGTTTTGCGCCGAATGTGGAGCTCGCCGTAAAACCGCTCTCAACCGTGGATGACAGCGATAAAAAATTCAAGTACTTAACGGGCGATAATTTGATTGAGCTGGATTTTAAAGATGTCCCTGCCGTGCAGGGGAAGGTCGGTAATTCCACTATTTATGTCGGGCTTTCGGGCGGTATTGCCATCGGCGGCATCCAATTGACCGGGCGGTATTCCTGCAACGGCGGCTACGAGATATCCCTGACGCTACAGCAGGAGTGCTATCTCGTCGCCACCTTGGACGCGGAAGTTCACGAGGAAATCCGCGTTCCGATTCTCGGCATTGACATTCCTTTCGGCATCGGCTCTGTATACGGCGGCGTTTTCGCCGTCATCGGAATGGACGGCACAATCCGACTGGATATCGAGGCGCGGGAGACCAGCTCGTGTAAAATGGGCATCAAAGGCGGCACTTTTTTATATGTTCCCACCAGTTTTCAACCGATCTTTGAACCGGAGCCGCCCAAACTCTCCGGCGACTGCGGGTTGAACGGTCAGATCAACGGATTTATCAAATTCGGTCCGATGCTCGGCATAGAGCTGTTCGGCTTTGATTTGGCGGGTGCGGGCGTACTGCTCGGAGCGGGCGTCAATGTGGACTCGGACGGTTCTATGATGGATGTCGAGCTATACGCCAGCATCGACATCTATGTCACACTCGCGGACGAAAACTTTAATCTTTTAACCGCTCGTCCGACGATTTATAAAAAGCAGCAGCCCGACATGCACGGCTATCGGGTGAGTTTTTTAGAGACCTATATCAGTCCTGGACGTGTCGGCGGCCTGATCGAAGAAGAACCGACGCAAACGGGCGGCGCTTATCTATCCTCCGTTGGTTTGGATTATCGTATTTGGATTATACCGAAAAAACTGATCGGTTCCTTTGACGCCGCGAAACGTGAGACGATTTTATCGGCGGCAAAAGCGGACGTGAAAACCCCGCTCACACAGCGGTTACGCACTTATCCCGATACCGGATTTTCCGAGACCAACATCGAGGGCGAATTCTTTGAAGAAAACCCCGACATCTGCTACGAAGGGGATCAAATCTGGCTGGAATTCATCGGGCAGGTAAAAGACAAGAACGGGAACACTGTACCGCAGACCTTTTTTGTCGGGCCGGCAAAACCGATTCTGCCTTTTATAGACATCACCATCACCCAAACAGATCTGTTCAACGACTATATCACCGGCAAAGTGGAACCCGTGCGTACGATCATATGGGACGCAAACCGCTTGAATCCCGATGAGGAACAGACCGAACTGACCTATTATCAAGGCCCGATTTTCGTCTCTCCGTTTAACGATTACGGCATGGAGACCTCCGCCAAACACCGCGCATACACTGTCAGCGGGACAGCCCGCACCGATACCGACGAGAAAGGCGTATTCGACACCCGCAACCCCTATCGGGATAAAGACGGCAATACGCACGCTCCCGGTGTGATTGATGTGCTCGAACAGACGGGCGAGCAATTTCTCTATTACGAAAACGGAGAAGCAAAATACGCCCCGGTTTATCCGCCCGCCTGGATCGGCGTATTTGCATACCTGCAAATCAACTACGCGGTCAGACCCGTCACATTTTACGGTATCACACCGGGAATGCCGGAGTTTCAGATCACCCGCTCGTTGAATGCCGTAAAGGATTCCCAAAAAACGCTGACCGAAGGCGGCAAGGTCGTCAATCAAATGGAATACGATGAATACATCTGGATCGCGAACCTGAACGGAACCCGCGCGGTCACGGCGGATATGCTGTCCTACGCGGTGACCGGATTTTCTTCGCAGGACTACAAGGGTTACGGGCAAAATCCTGTCACAACGGTTCGGCAGGGTCCTCTTACGCTCATTCCTGCGGCCGAGGGGAATCCAGACGGAACGGCGCTTTACGCCCAGCGCGTGACCGTGCAATGGGTGTGGCAGGAACACCCCAACCCGATTAAAATCACCAGCAAAGACCACACGCAGGTCTCTGCCGGGGTCGAGTCATCCTTTCAGGTGACAGCCGACGGATTTTTACCCCGGTTCAGTTTGGAAGGCGCGCCCCGGCGGGTCTGGATCGATGAAAAAACCGGATTGTTATATATCCCTCAAACCCTCAGCCCCGGTGAATATGTCTTTACCATCCACGCAAAAGAGGGTATTGCCCTTTCGGTTTTGAATGGAAAAGACCCCAAAAAGGGCAACGATTCCTCCCCGCCCGACAGCCAAACTTTTACCCTCACGGTCACGGAGAATACGGTGACTTCATCCTCAAAACCGTCCGAATCATCGGTCTCCTCTGCGTCAGTATCTTCTTCCGTGTCCGGGCAGCAAGTTCCCGTGATTTACGCGGACGAATATAACACCTATCTCACCATGGACGGCAGCAAGGATCTGACCGTCGCTTTCAAGGCCACGGGGAGCACGCCCATCACCTGGGAACTGGCTTTATCCGGCGGTAAACCCGCACCGACCGGCGTTTCCATCGACACTTCTACCGGCTTGCTGAAAGCGGTTAAATCCGTCGCCCCCGGCACTTATACCTTTGTCATAAAAGCAGTCAACAGCGCAGGGAGCGACCAGCACGAATGCACCCTTGTCGTAGCGCCGCTCACTGCACCCGTATTGGAAAACAGGCGAGACGGATACAAATTTTCCATGTCCCGCTTCACTGCCGACTATACAGTGCAGCTCAAAGCCACAGGCAGTGCACCAATCGTGTGGTCGCTGGAGGCGGTGAACGCCCGCATCCCCGTCCCGGCTGAGGTCACAATCGGCGCCTCCACGGGTATACTGCATGTCAAAGGCGGAACCGCGGACGGCATTAAAACGGGTTCCTACGAATTCATCGTCAAGGCGAGCAACGCCGCAGGTTCGGATCAGCGAACCTGCACACTGGAAGTGACAACGCCCCTTCTCTCCCGCAAGACCGGCTTTTCCAGCTCCGGATACACCGATACGGCCTCCGCCGTTGTGCCGATTGCCAAAATCAATCCGGGCAATCAACCGGTTCAGACCGTTGTGCCGGACTTGTTCGCCGGTCAAACACCACCCAACAACTTGACTATCCGATGTGATGATCCCAAAGACGTCTATACCCATGACCGGGAAACTTGCGACGGCGCATATTTCATCCACTGGGACACATCCATCACGATCACGCTTGCGACGATGATGAATACTTCCTACCTGACGGGAACAAACCTTTCCGGTCAAAATAGGATTTATATGAGCAAAACGGTCATTATGAGCGACAACACGCCCGTCTGCGACCGGTATCATTATTACGACCCATCCGCCCCGACACTGCCGCTTTCAACCGAGGAACTGGAGAAACTCAAGGCAAATCTGCAAAACGTCGTCAGCGAAGAAATGGCGGCATATAAAAACGGATACAACACCGTCCGGCAAATCGGTGCAAACGATATCGGCCTTGTCAATCCCATCGACCGGCAGACATCGGTACTGGACTACGGAGCGCTTGTCGCCGAAATCAACGGCAAAAAGGGCGGCGCGTACTCGGTTGAATTGACTACTGAAACCGGCACCGTCGTTTCGGGCGCATATTTTACCGTATTGAAAGGCAATTCCGGAGCGTCTATCACCTTCCGGCAGGAAGGCGCAGACATCACCTTTGCAGGAAAAGAGATTAAAACAGCCGACGAACAAGAGTTAATAAACATCGGATTCACTCACGCGGTACACGAAAAAACCATGCTGGATCAAATCGGTTCGGATTACAAGAGCTTCACTTACGGATTCCAACACCACGGTGCGCTTCCCGGTACCGCGACCTTCTCCGTTTCAACAACACTTTCTGCGGGCGAAACGGTCAATGTCTACAAATTCGATGCGTCTTCCGGCACATTCACTCTGATTGCAAAAGGACTCACAGTCGGCGAAAAAGGCATTGTCACATATCAAAACAACACCATGTCCGAATATGTGATCACGACAAAGACGATTCCAAACGCCGAACTGATGGCTGCATCAGCTTTCGGGGCGTCCGATTCTTCTCTCAAGGCAATTTTATGGATTGCTTGTGCATGTCTTTCAGTTCTTATCATTACAATCGCCCTTTGGGTTTTTCTTCGCAAAAGAAAAAAACATGCGTATGATTCCGTTTAA
- a CDS encoding glycosyltransferase family 2 protein → MKNKISVIIPLYNCEKYITEAIGSVKRQGVPTEIIVADDGSTDGGPQIAEELGAKVLRQQRKRTAAARNAGFEAASGEYVLFLDSDDVLSDGALAALMAGFDCKTDVVFGKITEFISEELLPEEKEKLRPRTEPFSGQYIGCALLRRKVAKETPFDETLKTGEAIKFTQAVRERFRVKPIETVTMNRRLHMTNTGRIEKSQEMKDYAALIRERIRQKV, encoded by the coding sequence ATGAAAAATAAGATATCCGTTATTATACCGCTTTACAACTGCGAAAAATATATCACCGAAGCCATCGGAAGCGTTAAACGGCAAGGCGTTCCGACGGAGATCATCGTGGCCGATGACGGCTCAACTGACGGCGGGCCGCAGATTGCGGAAGAGTTGGGGGCTAAGGTACTGCGACAGCAGAGAAAACGAACCGCTGCAGCACGCAATGCCGGATTTGAAGCGGCAAGCGGTGAGTACGTTCTGTTTTTGGACAGCGACGATGTCTTAAGCGATGGCGCACTGGCTGCTCTCATGGCCGGGTTTGATTGCAAAACCGATGTAGTATTCGGTAAAATTACCGAATTTATTTCCGAGGAACTGCTGCCGGAGGAAAAAGAAAAACTTCGTCCGAGGACAGAGCCTTTTTCCGGACAATATATCGGCTGTGCATTGCTGCGTCGCAAAGTCGCGAAAGAGACTCCGTTTGATGAAACGTTAAAAACAGGAGAAGCGATTAAATTTACGCAGGCTGTTCGGGAGAGATTTCGGGTGAAACCGATAGAGACGGTCACAATGAATCGCCGCTTACATATGACCAATACCGGGCGCATCGAAAAATCGCAGGAGATGAAGGATTATGCTGCGCTGATCAGAGAGCGTATCAGACAGAAAGTTTAA